The Terriglobus roseus region CTACAGCGGATCGAAGGCCTATGTGTTGAACTTCACGCAGTCGCTTTTCAATACGCTGAAGGATGCGGGTGTACAGGTGCAGGCGGTTCTGCCGGGCGCCACGAGAACAGACTTCTGGGATCGCGCTGGTCTGGCGGTACACAATCTGCCGGAAAAGAATGTGATGAGTGCCGAAGATTGCGTTGATGCATCGCTGGTCGCGTTTGACGAGAAGGAACTGGTTACGATTCCAGCGTTGCCGGATGTTGAGGTATGGAACCGCTATGAGCAGGCGCGCCTGGCGCTGTATCCGTTCCTGTCGAGCAAGGACGCGGCTCCTCGCTACACGACGAAGTTCTAATCGCAAGGCAAACGAGAGCTGCTGAAGCTCTCGTTTTGCCTCTACTGGTGTTGTGATGGAAAAGGGTGAATGTCATGAAGGATGGAAAGCTGTATCTGCTTGCGGAGTTTTCGGTAAAGCCTGAGGTGCTGGAAGAGACCAAGAATATCTTTTCTACGCTTCTGCCTATCGTGCTGAAGGAGCCGGGATGTGAGGCGATGTATACGACCTCGATTGAGGGTGCCCCGAACAAGCTGGTGTTCTTTGAGATCTTCTCGTCGGAGGAGGCACACAGGTTCCATAT contains the following coding sequences:
- a CDS encoding putative quinol monooxygenase; translated protein: MKDGKLYLLAEFSVKPEVLEETKNIFSTLLPIVLKEPGCEAMYTTSIEGAPNKLVFFEIFSSEEAHRFHMAQPYTQKLGADLEGKLLEPMKITKLNSF